CGGTTTATTACGAATCCTCCGGTTGCGTTTAAAGAGCCTATGAATTTCAATCGCGAGGATCCCGATGATTTTTCACTGGTGGAGAGAGTGGTGTTGAGGGCGCTGGGTGTCGAGCGATTGGATTACCGCATTACGGGCAAGCGAGAGCGGTATTATACGGAGTTCCGCCGCGAACGAGAGCGCATGCTGGTGGAGCAGAAGGCGCGTTTGGCAGAGCTTGAAAAGGAGGTTGTATGAGTTGATGCGCAGGTGTAGTATTCTGGTGATGGAATCGGGAGAGGGTTTTCCACTCACACGGAGTTTTGAAAAGAGGATTGTTATGGACGCGAGATGTCTGGATTATTGCGTGACCGAAGAGGAGCGGTTGAAGTTTGAACGCGATGGGTTTTTTATTCTTGAGAGCGTGTTGCCAGAGGATCTGGTGGATGAGTTGGTGCCGGTTGTAGATCGGGTGGATGGCGCGTATCGAGAGCGAGAGGGCATGGGGCCAGATCAGCGGTCGAATATGCTGGATTTTATTGGGCAGGATGATTTGTTTTTGGAATTGCTCGATTGGTATAAGACTTTTCCAAAGGTATGGGGGTTGCTGAATTGGAATATTCAGCTTTACCATTCCCACATGATTGTGACGCCTCCTGTTGGTCCTGGAAAGTCGCTTGAGAAAGATGGACCGGGGCTTGGGTTTCACCAGGATAGCGGGCGCCTCAATCTCGATATTGAGACGAATCCGCGTCCGAGGATTTCGCTGAAGGTGGCGTTCTTTTTGACGGATGCATCAGAGCCTGGTCGCGGAAATTTTGTTGTGGTTCCCGGTTCGCATCTGGGCAATGTGTTTCCGGGCGAGAGTCGCTCAGAAATGCCCGAGGGCGGTATGCAGGTGTGTGTGCCGAAAGGTAGTGCGGTTTTTTTTGATCGGCGTATCTGGCATTCGAGCAGTACCAATTATTGGAATTCGCCCAGGCGTACGCTGTTTTACGGCTATAGCTATCGCTGGTTGCGGCCCCGCGATAATATGACGGTGGATCACTTTATAGAGCGTAGTGATCCTATCCGCAGGCAGTTGTTGGGAGCGAGTCCTTCGGGTGGTTTTGGATATACGTCGCCCAAACCCGAAGATGTGCCTTTGAAGACGTGGATTGAGGAGCATTTGGGTGAGAAAGCCGTGGCGGCTTAGTGTTAGTATGTCTGCAGGATATCAGCGAGTGTATCGGTTGTCCATTGATTGATGCTTTTGCCACTGACTTCGGCAGCTGTGGCAATTGCTGCGTGAACTTCTGGGGGAAGGCGCAACATTAGATTGCCAGAATAGGGCTTTTGTGGAGAGCGATTTAATTTTTCACAGGTTTCGAGATAATCTTCCACTGCTTCTTCAAATGCAGTACGCAGTTGTGCAACCGAATCGCCGTGAAAACCCACGATGTCGTTGATGCCCGCTATGTGACCAATAAAGCAACGGTCTTCGTCGCTGTATTCAATACGAGCAGCATATCCTTTATGTGTCATTGTGTTCATGGTGCTATTCCCGCTTGTTGTAAAAAATGTTTGGCATCACGCACTTGATACGGCTTTGCCTCTTTCTGGGGATGAGGGCGATGAAAAGTAGCGACAATTTGATTCAGTTCAAATCTCACGCGCGAACCTCTGCCTTCAATAGTTCTGGCTCCAAGTGCTTTGAAAAGGGATTCGATACGTCTCCATTCCAATGTGGAGGGGACGGGCGTTCTGAAGATGTCGTTTAAGGTGTTCTGGTGTCGTCTGTTCATTGTTTTTATGATATCATAATATGATATCATTGGCAAGTGTTTTGTATAGAGGGAGTGTTTCATGGGATTGCTCACCCGTGATGAGAAACAATTTTTTAAAGACAATGGGTATCTTGTTAAGCGGGATGTTTTGCCCAGGGCATTATTAGAACGCGCTGTGGATGGCCTCTGGCACGGTGTTTGGGCAGACCGCTGCGATCCTCAGACGTGGGTGAATGCGGAGCCGAAAAAGCCCGAGAGCAAGACTCCGGCTTTGCATCGGTCTATTGTGTACGATTACGGTGTGTTTGATATGGCCGAAGAGATGGCGGGCAAAGGGCGGCTGACCGAGTGGGCTGAGCCGACGCCGTTGTTTCGCTATCCCACGGGTATGGATAAGTGGCCAACGCCTTCGGGCGGACATGTGGATGGCTACGGGCAAAAGGATTTGACGGTGGCTGGTTTTACGATTGCCGCAACCGTTTATCTCTGTGATATCAAGCCTCGCTCGGGTGGATTTTGCGTGTGGCCCGGTACACATGCAAAGATGGCGGATTATTTTATGTCGCATTCTTTGCTGAGTGTGAATCGCCAGTTTTTAGATCACAGCGAGCCAGCCACCCAGATTCACATGGGGACGATTATTGATTTGCCCGATCCGATGGAGATCACAGGTCCTGCAGGTACGGTGATTTTCTGGCACGGTTTGATGGTTCACAGCGCGAGTAAGAATTGCAGTCGCAATATCCGCATGGGGTTGTTTACGCGGTTTAAGTGGAAGAATTGGAATGAGTTGCAGTTTGAGACGCCGGACGATATGTGGGAGTATTGGGAGGGGATGTAGTGGGTACATTGGATACAAAGTTCAGATGAATTTCTCGGGAGATACGTCAAAGATGACGGCTAATTTGCGCGCATTTTTCAGACTGATTGTGCGTAGGCCCCGTTCCATGTTGGAAATATGCTGACGGGGTATATTGCCCAATTTTCGGCCCAATTCGGCCTGAGTCATATTGTGATTTTGGCGATAGATTCTAAGGTTGTCACCAGGGATGATTTTAGACTTTATATCTCGATACCAGTTGGTTTCAAAAATATCGACGGTGTCATTGTCGTCATCGGAAATCTGAACGTCATTCCCAAATTCTTCTTCCAAAATTGAAAGAAGTCGATCTGGTATTTCGCCTTTGATATTGATTTCAATACGGGGCGTTTTCACGACTGCCTGCATAATATACCTCAATTGTTATTGTATCCTTTTCCCAATACCAGCACGCAACCCAATGATAGGCAATATGACAATGATATCTTTCTGCACCGAGTTTGCCATAGTTGGGCCAATCGTTTCTGATGGGCCCCTTGTCACGCAAATCTTCAACGAGATTGGCCATCTTTTTTTGAATTTGCTCAGGCATTTTTCGAATATTTCTGAGCAATTTTCTCTTGATGATGACGTTATACATATTAAATTGTAACTATTTAATGGTTACAAGTCAAGTGGCAACCAATCCTGGAGCAATTTTATGATAGATTCTCCTAATATTATTTTTATTTTGACTGACCAGCATCGGCTGTCGGGCGTGGGAGCTTATGGCGAGACGCCTTGTCGTACGCCGAATATCGATCGCCTCGCAGCAGAGGGCATCTTGTTTGAGAATGCTTATACGGTTTATCCGGTGTGTAGTCCGGCTCGGGGGACGCTGCAAACGGGTGTGTATCCGCATACCCATGGCATTACGTCAAATATCCACGAGGTGGGGTGTAGTGTTCACGAGTTGGAGGATCGGCCCGAACTGTTGTCGCGGCGTTTGCAAGCGGTGGGGTATGGGACGGGATATACGGGAAAGTGGCATCTCGGCTCTGAGAAGACGCAGACATTTCAGGGGTCGAATAGGCCATCTTCACCTTCGCGTATCGGATATGAAGGGCAGGATTTTGCCGGGCACGGCGGGGCTGGTTCAAGTTATTCGGATTATCGGGCATGGGCGCGGGCTAAGGGTTATGAGCCGGGCGTGAAGCCCTGGGCTGAGGCGACTACGATGGTCCGCAATGGGGTGGGTGAGTTGACTGTACCAACTGAGGCGACGGTGCCAGCGTATCTGGTGGATAATGTGATTGAGATGAGCAGGTCGTTTCGGGAGCGCGATTTGCCGTATTTTATCAGTTTGAATTTTTGGGGACCGCACGGGCCGTATCACGCGACGGGAGAGTTTGTGGATTGGTATCGGGATGTGGAGATTCCGCCGTGGGGAAATTACGAGTGGCCCTCGCGGGAGATTCCCGGTCCGCATCATTTGAAGATTCACTGGGATAAGGAGAATTTGACGTGGGAAGATTGGGCGATGGCGGTGCGCTATTATTATGCGCGGGTGTCGATGATTGACAGTCAGATTGGTCGGTTGTACGATTATTTGAAGGCGAGTGGGGAATTGGACAATACGGTGCTGATTTTTACGGCGGATCACGGCGAGACGCTGGGCAGTCACGGGGGGTTGCTGGATAAAGGGTGGCATCATTTTGAAGAGACGCATCATGTTCCGATGATTATCCGGCTGCCGGATGGTTCGCATGCGGGAGCGCGCATTTCAGAGTTTGCTTCGCTGGCGGATATGTATCCCACGATTTTGGATCTAGCTGGTGGAGATTACGATGGGGATGCGATTCACGGTGCGTCGCTTTTGCCGCTTGTTCGCGGTGAGGCGACGGACTGGCGCGATGCTGTGGTGACGGAGTTTTTGGGTTTGGGCAATGTGGCTACGTCGATGAAGATGCTGCGTATGGGGGATTTGAAATACGGGTGTAATTTGACGGGGCAGGACGAGTTGTACGATCTGAAGAACGATCCCCATGAGATGAATAATGTGATTGATGATCCCGATTATGCCGATGATCTGGCGCGATTGAAGGCGCGGTTGCAGCAGTGGATGGTGGAGACCAGTGATCCGGCTTTGCGGATGTATCGCTGGCGCGAGCGTGAGGCGATTGGATAGGCGCTCTGGATGGAGGTGTTATGTCAGAAAATAAGGATTGGCGAAATCAGGGGGTGCGGGTAGTGACGGGCGATCAGTTGGATTTTAATACGCCACAGACACCGGGGATGACCCGGGCGGCGGCGATTAATCGCGCGAGTGCAGGTGCTGAGAAGCTGTGGGCGGGGACGGTTGAGATTCATCCGAATGCAAAGACTGGCGCGCACCACCACGGGGCGCTGGAGAGTGTGATTTATGTGGTGAGCGGGAGGGCGCGTATGCGGTGGGGCGATCAGTTGGAGTATATGGCAGAAGCGGGTCCGGGTGATTTTATTTATGTGCCGCCTTATGTGCCGCACCAGGAGATCAATGCCAGTGTGGATGAGTCTCTGGAGTGCGTGCTGGTGCGCAGCGATCAGGAGCCTGTGGTTGTGAATCTGGATATTCCAGTTGTTGAAGAGCCTGAGAAGGTGTATTGGGTGGATCCGATCCATCCGGCTCCGAGAGATGATTAACATTTAGCATTTGAAGAGGTGAGATGGTGAAACGAAAATTGGGATATGTGGGGCTTGGGATGATGGGTGGTGGGATGGCGAGTCATTTGGTTGCGAGTGGCTATGATGTTGCGGTTCACGATTTGCGCGATGAAGCGGTTCAGGTTTTGCAGGAGAAGGGGGCAACGGGGGTGAATACGCCCCGGGCGGTTGCCGAGCAGTCGGAGGTTGTTATTTCTTCGCTGCCGACGCCACAGGCTGTTGAGCAAGTCGCTTTGGGACCGGATGGTATTGTTTCCGGGTTGTCGGAGGGGCAGGTTTATATTGATATGAGTTCGATTGACCCGGATACGACGCGCAAGGTTGGCAGGATTATAGCGGAAAAGGGCGGGTATATGCTGGATGTGCCCGTGGGCAAGGGGCCGGCAGATGCGGCACGGGGTGGATTGACGCTGATGATTGGCGGCGATGCCGATGTGGTGGCGTCCGTGCAAGATGTGCTGGATACTCTGGGCGATGAGCAGTTTTATTGTGGTGAGTTGGGCATGGGTGTGACGACTAAGCTGGTCAATAATCTGGTGTCGTGTTCGGTTGCTACGCTGTTGGGTGAGGCTTTTGCGATGGGTGCTGCCGCGGGATTGGATGTGGGTGTGTTGTGGAATGTGATGTCGAATACGGCTGCAAATTCGTCGCATTTGCAGGGGAGTTTTAAGCGCCGCGCCCTGGTGCGAAATTTTGATCCCTATTTTAAGCTGAGATTGTCGCATAAGGATCTCGGGTTGGCTGCACAGATGGCCGCTTCACTGGGGGCGACAAATTTGATGGGCGCAGCTGCGTATCAGATTCAGACTATAGCGATGGGGATGGGGTTGGGCGATGAAGATCAGACAGCGTCGATTAAGGTGGCGGAGAAGACTGCGGGGGCTGAAGTGAGAAGGGTGAAGTGAGAAGGGTGAAGGTGCGGGGAGTACTTCAAAGAAAAGGAGAACAAAGATGCCAGTTTTGAGCGAGAAGGATTGGGATTTTTGGCGGGAGAATGGGTATGTGGTGGTACACAATGCGGTGCCGCAGGAAAATTTGGATGCGATGGTGGATACGGTCTGGACATTTTTGGAGATGGATCGCGATAATCCGGAGGATTGGTACAAGTACAAACCCTATACGCGCGGGAATCCGTGTTCGATGATTGCGGCATCGGGGATGGTGGAGATTTACCAGCATCAGGCGTTGTGGGATAACCGGCAGTATCCCCGCTTGCATCAGGCGTTTTCCGAAATTTGGGGTACGGAGAAGTTGTGGGTGTCCCTGGATCGCGCGAATATGAAGCCGCCTTCGCGGGCGGATAAACCCGATTGGCAAAATGAGGGCATGATTCACTGGGATACGGATACGTCTGTGCCCAAAGTGCCTTTTGGGGTGCAGGGGGTGTTGTATTTGACGGATACTTCGGAGGATCAGGGCGGGTTTCAGTGTGTGCCTGGGTTTAATAATATTTTTGAGGAGTGGGTCAAGACGCAGCCAGAGGATCGCGATCCCAGGCGGCCCAATCTGGATGATCTGGAAGTGAAGTCGATTCCGGGCAGGGCGGGCGATCTTTTGATCTGGCATCGGTTGCTGGCACACGGCAATGGGCACAATCGCTCGGATAGGCCCCGTCTGGCGCAGTATATTACGATGTCGCCAGCAGAGGGTCGGGGAGAGGCAGAGCGGGAAGAGCGCATTCAGGCATGGCGAGCGTGCAGGCCCACGCCCCGCTGGCCGGGTGATCCGAGGGATTGGGAACACAAGACGCAGGAGCCAGCGAAGTTGACGGAATTGGGGAAGAAGTTGTTGGGTTTGACGTCGTGGAATTGAATGGCTAATGGAGGAATCCCATGGGTGTTTTGACGGAGGCGCAACGCGCGCAATACGAAAGAGATGGGTATCTTCTGGCGTCGGGTTTGATTCCAGAGGATGTGGCAGAACGAGCAGAAGCGGCGATGTGGCGGATTATGGGTATGGTGCCAGATGATCCAGAGACCTGGCATCGAGAACCCGAAGGTGTTGCTGGTTTTCAGGTTGCGCGGGGATTGTCTGTATTTAACGGTCTTCGAGATCGGGATTTGATGGCCTGTGTAACGCCGCACTATTTGAAGGCGACGGCTGAGTTGGTCGGCGAAGATGACGTGCATCCACCTGAAGCGGTTCACACGCAGAATAAAGTTCCGGTCAATGGGGAGTGGTCTTTGCCCAGGGCGCACGTTGATGGCATTCCCAGGGAACACATGCACGAGACGTTTCCCGGTCCTTATCGCATTGCGAGTCTGGTGTTTTTGAGCGATGTGAAACACAAGGGGGGTGGGACGGCGGTTTTTCCGGGATCGCATCGCAAGATTCTCGCGCTTGCAGAGTCGGATCGAGAAAAGTACAAATATCTGTTTCATCTGAAC
This window of the Gemmatimonadota bacterium genome carries:
- a CDS encoding sulfatase-like hydrolase/transferase; translated protein: MIDSPNIIFILTDQHRLSGVGAYGETPCRTPNIDRLAAEGILFENAYTVYPVCSPARGTLQTGVYPHTHGITSNIHEVGCSVHELEDRPELLSRRLQAVGYGTGYTGKWHLGSEKTQTFQGSNRPSSPSRIGYEGQDFAGHGGAGSSYSDYRAWARAKGYEPGVKPWAEATTMVRNGVGELTVPTEATVPAYLVDNVIEMSRSFRERDLPYFISLNFWGPHGPYHATGEFVDWYRDVEIPPWGNYEWPSREIPGPHHLKIHWDKENLTWEDWAMAVRYYYARVSMIDSQIGRLYDYLKASGELDNTVLIFTADHGETLGSHGGLLDKGWHHFEETHHVPMIIRLPDGSHAGARISEFASLADMYPTILDLAGGDYDGDAIHGASLLPLVRGEATDWRDAVVTEFLGLGNVATSMKMLRMGDLKYGCNLTGQDELYDLKNDPHEMNNVIDDPDYADDLARLKARLQQWMVETSDPALRMYRWREREAIG
- a CDS encoding cupin domain-containing protein, translated to MSENKDWRNQGVRVVTGDQLDFNTPQTPGMTRAAAINRASAGAEKLWAGTVEIHPNAKTGAHHHGALESVIYVVSGRARMRWGDQLEYMAEAGPGDFIYVPPYVPHQEINASVDESLECVLVRSDQEPVVVNLDIPVVEEPEKVYWVDPIHPAPRDD
- a CDS encoding phytanoyl-CoA dioxygenase family protein, whose amino-acid sequence is MGLLTRDEKQFFKDNGYLVKRDVLPRALLERAVDGLWHGVWADRCDPQTWVNAEPKKPESKTPALHRSIVYDYGVFDMAEEMAGKGRLTEWAEPTPLFRYPTGMDKWPTPSGGHVDGYGQKDLTVAGFTIAATVYLCDIKPRSGGFCVWPGTHAKMADYFMSHSLLSVNRQFLDHSEPATQIHMGTIIDLPDPMEITGPAGTVIFWHGLMVHSASKNCSRNIRMGLFTRFKWKNWNELQFETPDDMWEYWEGM
- a CDS encoding phytanoyl-CoA dioxygenase family protein yields the protein MDARCLDYCVTEEERLKFERDGFFILESVLPEDLVDELVPVVDRVDGAYREREGMGPDQRSNMLDFIGQDDLFLELLDWYKTFPKVWGLLNWNIQLYHSHMIVTPPVGPGKSLEKDGPGLGFHQDSGRLNLDIETNPRPRISLKVAFFLTDASEPGRGNFVVVPGSHLGNVFPGESRSEMPEGGMQVCVPKGSAVFFDRRIWHSSSTNYWNSPRRTLFYGYSYRWLRPRDNMTVDHFIERSDPIRRQLLGASPSGGFGYTSPKPEDVPLKTWIEEHLGEKAVAA
- a CDS encoding NAD(P)-dependent oxidoreductase; its protein translation is MVKRKLGYVGLGMMGGGMASHLVASGYDVAVHDLRDEAVQVLQEKGATGVNTPRAVAEQSEVVISSLPTPQAVEQVALGPDGIVSGLSEGQVYIDMSSIDPDTTRKVGRIIAEKGGYMLDVPVGKGPADAARGGLTLMIGGDADVVASVQDVLDTLGDEQFYCGELGMGVTTKLVNNLVSCSVATLLGEAFAMGAAAGLDVGVLWNVMSNTAANSSHLQGSFKRRALVRNFDPYFKLRLSHKDLGLAAQMAASLGATNLMGAAAYQIQTIAMGMGLGDEDQTASIKVAEKTAGAEVRRVK
- a CDS encoding type II toxin-antitoxin system HicB family antitoxin; translated protein: MNTMTHKGYAARIEYSDEDRCFIGHIAGINDIVGFHGDSVAQLRTAFEEAVEDYLETCEKLNRSPQKPYSGNLMLRLPPEVHAAIATAAEVSGKSINQWTTDTLADILQTY
- a CDS encoding helix-turn-helix transcriptional regulator encodes the protein MQAVVKTPRIEINIKGEIPDRLLSILEEEFGNDVQISDDDNDTVDIFETNWYRDIKSKIIPGDNLRIYRQNHNMTQAELGRKLGNIPRQHISNMERGLRTISLKNARKLAVIFDVSPEKFI
- a CDS encoding type II toxin-antitoxin system HicA family toxin, with product MNRRHQNTLNDIFRTPVPSTLEWRRIESLFKALGARTIEGRGSRVRFELNQIVATFHRPHPQKEAKPYQVRDAKHFLQQAGIAP
- a CDS encoding phytanoyl-CoA dioxygenase family protein — protein: MPVLSEKDWDFWRENGYVVVHNAVPQENLDAMVDTVWTFLEMDRDNPEDWYKYKPYTRGNPCSMIAASGMVEIYQHQALWDNRQYPRLHQAFSEIWGTEKLWVSLDRANMKPPSRADKPDWQNEGMIHWDTDTSVPKVPFGVQGVLYLTDTSEDQGGFQCVPGFNNIFEEWVKTQPEDRDPRRPNLDDLEVKSIPGRAGDLLIWHRLLAHGNGHNRSDRPRLAQYITMSPAEGRGEAEREERIQAWRACRPTPRWPGDPRDWEHKTQEPAKLTELGKKLLGLTSWN